A DNA window from Mycobacteriales bacterium contains the following coding sequences:
- the panC gene encoding pantoate--beta-alanine ligase, which yields MNVVTTRADLAAARAELNGTTAVVMTMGALHEGHRALMRVARERAASTVATIFVNPLQFGPNEDLDRYPRTLDADLAACEAEGVDLVFTPAPDVVYPERPLVTVSAGPLGDVLEGRTRPGHFDGVLTVVAKLLHLTRPDVAVFGRKDAQQLALIRRMVRDLDFPVEVVGVPTVREPDGLALSSRNRYLTDAERDAALAISRALRGAETVAAQGPAAVRDAARATLAAEPRLRLDYAELVDPDTLAPLDRSPAEGLLAVAAWSGSTRLIDNVTISVGATERPTGMYSYGDVTRVP from the coding sequence GTGAACGTCGTCACGACCCGCGCCGACCTCGCCGCCGCGCGAGCCGAACTCAACGGCACGACCGCCGTCGTGATGACGATGGGCGCGCTGCACGAGGGCCACCGCGCGCTGATGCGCGTCGCGCGCGAACGCGCGGCCAGCACGGTCGCGACCATCTTCGTGAACCCGCTCCAGTTCGGCCCGAACGAGGACCTCGACCGCTACCCCCGCACGCTCGACGCCGACCTGGCCGCCTGCGAGGCGGAGGGCGTGGACCTGGTCTTCACGCCGGCGCCGGACGTCGTCTACCCGGAACGCCCGCTCGTGACGGTGAGCGCCGGGCCGCTCGGCGACGTGCTGGAAGGCCGTACGCGGCCCGGCCACTTCGACGGCGTCCTCACCGTCGTCGCGAAGCTGCTGCACCTGACCCGGCCGGACGTCGCGGTGTTCGGGCGCAAGGACGCGCAGCAGCTCGCGCTGATCCGGCGGATGGTGCGCGACCTGGACTTTCCGGTCGAGGTTGTGGGCGTGCCGACGGTGCGGGAGCCGGACGGCCTGGCGCTGTCCAGCCGCAACCGCTACCTCACCGACGCCGAGCGCGACGCCGCCCTCGCCATCTCGCGCGCGCTGCGGGGCGCGGAAACCGTTGCGGCGCAAGGCCCCGCGGCGGTCCGCGACGCCGCGCGGGCGACGCTGGCGGCCGAGCCGCGGCTGCGGCTGGACTACGCGGAGCTGGTCGACCCCGACACCCTGGCGCCGCTGGATCGTTCTCCGGCCGAAGGCCTGCTCGCCGTCGCGGCGTGGTCGGGCTCGACCAGGCTCATCGACAACGTCACAATCTCGGTGGGCGCCACGGAGCGCCCGACAGGCATGTACTCGTACGGAGACGTGACCCGTGTTCCGCA
- a CDS encoding DUF2520 domain-containing protein codes for MQPADRPARLSVGVVGAGRVGSALGVALSRAGHAVVAVSGVSDASRRRAADRLPSAEVLPADEVVRRVDLVLLTVPDDVLPQVVNGLAEVGAFRPGQLVAHTSGRHGLDVLRPAAAHGALPLALHPVMTFAGGAEDVERLNGTSFGVTAPEPLRAAGEALVVEMGGEPVWVPEEARVLYHAALAWGSNYLVTLVTTAADLLRAAGAERPDLLLAPLLGAALDNALRRGDAALTGPVSRGDAGTVAAHLDVLRGNAPEVVPAYTALARLTADRALRDGRLDATSAEALLDALAGGTP; via the coding sequence GTGCAGCCTGCTGACCGCCCCGCCCGCCTCTCCGTCGGCGTCGTCGGCGCCGGCCGCGTCGGCAGCGCGCTCGGCGTCGCGCTCTCCCGCGCCGGCCACGCGGTCGTCGCCGTCTCCGGCGTCTCGGACGCCTCCCGCCGCCGCGCCGCCGACCGGCTGCCGAGCGCGGAGGTGCTGCCCGCCGACGAGGTCGTCCGCCGCGTCGACCTGGTCCTGCTCACGGTCCCCGACGACGTGCTCCCGCAGGTGGTCAACGGACTGGCCGAGGTCGGCGCGTTCCGGCCGGGCCAGCTCGTCGCGCACACCAGCGGCCGGCACGGCCTCGACGTGCTGCGACCGGCCGCCGCCCACGGCGCCCTGCCGCTCGCGCTGCACCCGGTGATGACGTTCGCGGGCGGCGCGGAGGACGTCGAGCGGCTCAACGGCACGAGCTTCGGCGTGACCGCCCCGGAGCCGTTGCGCGCGGCGGGCGAGGCGCTGGTGGTGGAGATGGGCGGCGAGCCGGTGTGGGTGCCGGAGGAGGCGCGCGTGCTGTACCACGCGGCGCTCGCCTGGGGCTCCAACTACCTCGTGACGCTCGTCACGACGGCCGCCGACCTGCTGCGCGCCGCCGGCGCCGAACGCCCCGACCTCCTGCTCGCGCCGCTGCTCGGCGCGGCCCTGGACAACGCCCTCCGCCGCGGCGACGCGGCCCTCACCGGGCCGGTGTCGCGCGGCGACGCGGGCACGGTCGCCGCCCACCTCGACGTCCTCCGGGGCAACGCGCCGGAGGTGGTGCCGGCCTACACCGCGCTGGCCCGCCTCACCGCCGACCGCGCGCTGCGCGACGGCCGCCTCGACGCCACCAGCGCGGAGGCGCTGCTCGACGCCCTCGCCGGAGGGACGCCGTGA
- a CDS encoding type II toxin-antitoxin system HicA family toxin gives MTKLRDLEVHLRDQGCALVREGGRHSIWLNPVTKARTSVPRHREIPRTTARAICRQLGVPDVE, from the coding sequence ATGACCAAGCTGCGGGATCTAGAGGTCCATCTGCGGGATCAGGGGTGCGCCCTGGTCCGGGAGGGCGGACGTCACTCGATCTGGCTCAACCCCGTGACGAAGGCGCGGACGTCGGTGCCCCGGCACCGCGAGATCCCGCGCACGACCGCGCGGGCGATCTGCCGCCAGCTCGGCGTGCCGGACGTGGAGTAG